Proteins from one Deinococcus actinosclerus genomic window:
- a CDS encoding metal ABC transporter ATP-binding protein, with translation MLGVENLTVKYGPQTALERASVRFEAGSFSAIIGPNGAGKSTLLKTLVGLLPDPEGAVRFDPGHTARGCISYVPQQQTLDWGFPVTVWDVAMMGRTGRLGWLRWPGRKDRQIVEDALKETGVFDLRGRHIGALSGGQRQRVLLARMLARQGHLLLLDEPLTGVDAATQETLMALLRRQADKGRAVVMVTHDLEQARRWCDHLVLVNRRVVADGTPEQVYTTQNIEATFSTSFLGHTHAEA, from the coding sequence ATGCTGGGCGTCGAGAACCTGACAGTCAAATACGGCCCGCAGACGGCGCTGGAGCGCGCCAGCGTGCGCTTCGAGGCGGGATCGTTCAGCGCGATCATCGGCCCGAACGGCGCGGGCAAGAGCACCCTCCTGAAGACCCTGGTGGGCCTGCTGCCCGATCCCGAAGGCGCCGTGCGCTTCGACCCGGGCCACACTGCGCGCGGCTGCATCAGTTACGTGCCGCAGCAGCAGACGCTCGACTGGGGCTTCCCCGTGACCGTCTGGGACGTCGCCATGATGGGCCGCACGGGTCGCCTGGGCTGGCTGCGCTGGCCGGGCCGGAAAGATAGGCAGATCGTGGAGGACGCCCTGAAGGAGACCGGCGTGTTCGACCTGCGGGGGCGCCACATCGGCGCGCTGTCCGGCGGGCAGCGGCAGCGGGTGCTGCTGGCCCGCATGCTGGCCCGCCAGGGCCACCTGCTGCTGCTGGACGAACCCCTGACCGGCGTGGACGCCGCCACGCAGGAGACCCTGATGGCCCTCCTGCGGCGGCAGGCCGACAAGGGGCGCGCCGTCGTGATGGTCACGCACGACCTCGAACAGGCGCGGCGCTGGTGCGACCACCTCGTGCTCGTCAACCGCCGCGTGGTCGCGGACGGCACGCCCGAGCAGGTGTACACCACCCAGAACATCGAGGCGACGTTCAGCACCAGTTTCCTGGGCCACACGCACGCCGAGGCGTGA
- a CDS encoding metal ABC transporter permease — protein sequence MYLLTDPLQFDFFTRALLAVVLVSVLCALVGAWVVLRGLSYIGDAMSHAVFPGIVGAFLMKGNLLVGALIAAVLTALGIGAIGRRSGLKQDSAIGIVFVGMFALGIVMLSRAPTFTTDLSNFLIGNPLGVTPADLWGALAVTVVVGGILTAVQKELLLASFDPTEARAVGLPVRRLESLLLILIGLVVVLTVQLVGTTLSVSLLITSSAAARLLARSLRKMMLLAAALGTVGGVTGLYLSYYQDTAPGATIVLVNTAVFLLALAFRRRE from the coding sequence GTGTACCTGCTGACCGACCCCCTGCAATTCGACTTCTTCACCCGCGCGCTGCTCGCCGTGGTGCTCGTCAGCGTCCTGTGCGCCCTCGTCGGCGCGTGGGTGGTGCTGCGCGGCCTCAGTTACATCGGGGACGCCATGAGCCACGCCGTGTTCCCCGGCATCGTCGGCGCGTTCCTGATGAAAGGCAACCTCCTCGTCGGCGCACTCATCGCGGCCGTCCTCACCGCGCTGGGCATCGGCGCCATCGGGCGGCGCAGCGGCCTGAAGCAGGACAGCGCCATCGGCATCGTGTTCGTCGGGATGTTCGCGCTGGGCATCGTCATGCTGTCGCGCGCCCCGACCTTCACCACCGACCTCAGCAACTTCCTGATCGGCAACCCCCTGGGCGTCACGCCCGCCGACCTGTGGGGCGCGCTGGCCGTCACGGTCGTCGTCGGCGGCATCCTCACCGCCGTCCAGAAGGAACTCCTGCTCGCGTCCTTCGACCCCACCGAGGCCCGCGCCGTCGGCCTCCCGGTGCGCCGTCTCGAGAGCCTGCTGCTGATCCTCATCGGTCTCGTCGTCGTGCTGACCGTGCAGCTCGTCGGCACGACCCTCAGCGTCAGCCTGCTCATCACGTCCAGCGCCGCCGCGCGCCTGCTCGCCCGCAGCCTCAGGAAGATGATGCTCCTCGCCGCCGCGCTGGGCACGGTCGGCGGCGTCACCGGCCTGTACCTCAGCTACTACCAGGACACCGCCCCCGGCGCGACCATCGTCCTCGTGAACACCGCCGTCTTCCTGCTCGCCCTGGCGTTCCGCAGGCGGGAATAG
- a CDS encoding NADP-dependent oxidoreductase, giving the protein MTTSREVQLAARPVGAPRDSDFNLVDLTLAAPAAGQIQVRNLYLTVDPYMRGRMNDAKSYAAPFAIGETMTGGAVGVVTHSEDASVPVGAHVLHDQGWRTHANIDAKRVKVLPELPGVPLSAYLGVLGMPGLTAYAGLLRVAEFKAGDVVFVSGAAGAVGSAVGQIARLKGASRVIGSAGSADKVRHLTDTLRFDAAFNYKGGPVAEQLKAAAPDGIDVYFDNVGGEHLEAAISAMRPHGRAAICGMISQYNATEPTPAPRNLVQVIGKQLTLRGFLVGPHYDLFDTFAQEVGGWIASGELKFDETVVDGIDQTPAAFMGLLQGQNTGKMIVKL; this is encoded by the coding sequence ATGACGACCTCACGCGAAGTGCAACTCGCCGCCCGTCCCGTCGGCGCTCCCAGGGACAGCGACTTCAACCTCGTGGACCTGACCCTGGCCGCGCCCGCCGCCGGGCAGATCCAGGTCCGCAACCTCTACCTGACGGTCGATCCGTACATGCGCGGCCGCATGAACGACGCCAAGAGCTACGCCGCGCCCTTCGCCATCGGCGAGACCATGACCGGCGGCGCGGTGGGCGTCGTCACGCACAGCGAGGACGCCAGCGTGCCGGTCGGCGCGCACGTCCTGCACGATCAGGGCTGGCGCACCCACGCCAACATCGACGCCAAGCGCGTGAAGGTGCTGCCCGAACTGCCCGGCGTGCCCCTCAGCGCGTACCTGGGCGTGCTGGGCATGCCCGGCCTGACCGCCTACGCCGGCCTGCTGCGCGTGGCGGAATTCAAGGCCGGTGACGTGGTGTTCGTGTCCGGCGCGGCCGGAGCCGTGGGCAGCGCCGTCGGGCAGATCGCCCGCCTGAAGGGTGCCTCGCGCGTGATCGGCAGCGCCGGCAGCGCCGACAAGGTGCGCCACCTGACCGACACCCTGCGCTTCGACGCGGCCTTCAACTACAAAGGCGGCCCGGTCGCTGAACAGCTGAAAGCCGCTGCGCCCGACGGGATCGACGTGTACTTCGACAACGTGGGCGGCGAGCACCTGGAAGCCGCCATCAGCGCCATGCGCCCGCACGGCCGCGCCGCCATCTGCGGCATGATCAGCCAGTACAACGCCACCGAACCCACGCCCGCCCCCCGCAACCTCGTGCAGGTCATCGGCAAGCAGCTCACGCTGCGCGGCTTCCTCGTCGGGCCGCACTACGACCTGTTCGACACCTTCGCGCAGGAAGTCGGTGGCTGGATCGCCAGCGGCGAACTGAAATTCGATGAGACCGTCGTGGACGGCATCGACCAGACGCCCGCCGCGTTCATGGGCCTGTTGCAGGGCCAGAACACCGGCAAGATGATCGTCAAACTCTGA